The Palleronia sp. THAF1 genome window below encodes:
- a CDS encoding M24 family metallopeptidase → MSERFSQAEFDRRIALTRRAMEREGLDALFVTNPSNMNWLTGYDGWSFYVHQGVLLLPDGAPVWWGRRMDSFGARRTAWMSADYIRDYTDDYIQSDDLHPMETLAALFAEHGLASARIGVEKENYYFTARALEVLLEQMPQATFADATNTVNWQRTVKSDEELVVMRKAAAISTKMIEGVMERVEPGMAKNDLVAEIYRDAIQGVDGAWGDYPAIVPLVPSGEDATAAHLTWDGRPFETGEATFFELSGCHRRYHAPFCRTVFLGTPSDRVLRTEAALIEAIEAGLDAARPGNRAADIAIALKSTLLRHGIERPGRAGYAVGLSYPPDWGEHTVSIRENDQTILRPGMTFHFMPALWMEDWGLEITETILIKDDGPAECLCHYPRKLIVKP, encoded by the coding sequence ATGTCCGAGCGTTTCAGCCAAGCCGAATTCGACCGCCGCATCGCGCTGACCCGGCGCGCGATGGAAAGAGAGGGGCTGGATGCCCTCTTCGTCACCAACCCGTCGAACATGAACTGGCTGACGGGCTACGACGGCTGGTCCTTCTACGTGCATCAGGGTGTTCTGCTGTTGCCCGATGGCGCCCCGGTCTGGTGGGGCCGTCGCATGGACAGCTTCGGTGCACGCCGCACGGCCTGGATGAGCGCGGACTACATCCGCGACTACACCGACGACTACATCCAATCCGATGACCTGCACCCGATGGAGACCTTGGCCGCGCTGTTCGCCGAGCATGGGTTGGCGTCGGCGCGCATCGGGGTCGAGAAAGAGAACTACTATTTCACCGCCCGCGCACTGGAAGTGCTGCTGGAACAGATGCCGCAGGCCACCTTCGCCGACGCCACCAACACCGTGAACTGGCAACGCACCGTCAAATCCGACGAGGAACTGGTGGTCATGCGCAAGGCCGCCGCGATCTCGACCAAGATGATCGAGGGCGTGATGGAGCGGGTCGAGCCGGGTATGGCCAAGAACGATCTGGTCGCCGAAATCTACCGCGACGCGATCCAGGGGGTCGACGGCGCGTGGGGTGACTATCCTGCCATCGTGCCGCTGGTGCCGTCTGGCGAAGATGCGACGGCGGCGCATCTGACATGGGATGGGCGGCCGTTCGAGACGGGCGAAGCGACATTCTTCGAACTGTCCGGCTGTCATCGCCGCTATCACGCGCCGTTCTGTCGGACAGTCTTCCTTGGCACGCCCTCGGACCGCGTGCTGCGGACCGAAGCCGCGTTGATCGAAGCGATAGAGGCTGGGCTGGACGCCGCCCGCCCCGGCAACCGCGCCGCCGATATCGCAATTGCTCTGAAATCCACCCTACTGCGTCACGGCATCGAGCGCCCGGGCCGCGCGGGCTATGCGGTGGGGCTGTCCTATCCGCCGGACTGGGGCGAGCACACCGTTTCCATCCGCGAAAACGACCAGACGATCCTGCGCCCCGGCATGACCTTCCATTTCATGCCCGCCCTGTGGATGGAGGATTGGGGGCTGGAGATCACCGAGACCATTCTGATCAAGGACGACGGTCCGGCAGAGTGCCTTTGTCACTATCCGCGCAAATTGATCGTGAAACCATGA